The DNA segment CTGGAGTACGGAGGGATCCACCGCCTCCACGATCTGGCGCAGGGAAATGGCGTCCGCAGGACGGGCGAGGAGGTATCCGCCGGCCTTTCCGCGCCGGCTGTCCACCAGTCCGGCACGGCGCAGGTCATTGAGGATCTGCACGAGGAAATTTCCCGATACGGCTTCCCGTTGCGCCATTTCCTCAAGCCGTGTAAGACTCCTCCCGTCATGGACCTTCGCGAGCTGGGCGAGGGCCCTGCATGCGTATTCCAATTTCTGCGAGATCTTCATGAGCGAATCCCAACACATCGGCGGTCCACCCGCCAGCACGATCGGTGTCAATGATCTATGGGAATCCCTCCGGTCCGAAGCGGCGGTCATCCGGGAGAGCGAGCCGCATCTCGCCCACTTGCTGGAGGACGTCATCATTTCCCGTGAAAGCATGGGGGCTGCCCTGGGCGCGCGGCTTTCCCGCAGGCTGGCCCGGGAGGACATGCCCAGGCAGAGCATGGAGCCGATGCTGACGGAGGTATTCGAAAAGCATCCGCTCACGGTCTGCGCCGCTTCACGGGACCTGCTGGCCATGTTCGAGCGGGATCCCGCGTGCTTCTCCCCGCTGGAGCCGTTGCTTTTCTTCAAGGGCTTCCTGGCCCTCAGCACCTACCGGGTGTCCCACCAGCTCTGGTTGGACGGACGGCGCTGGCTTGCGCTGTATCTCCAGAGCCTGGCGAGCGAGGCGTTCGCCGTGGACATCCACCCGGCGGCCACCATCGGCAGCGGCATCCTGCTGGACCATGCCACCTCCTTCGTCGTCGGTGAAACGGCGATCATCGAGGATGACGTCTCCATCCTCCATGAGGTGACGCTGGGTGGGACCGGAAAACAAACGGGGGCCCGCCATCCCATCGTCCGGTCCGGCGTTCTCATCGGCGCCGGGGCGAAGATCCTCGGCCGCGTGGAGATCGGCACCGGCGCGAAGGTCGGCGCTGGCAGCGTGGTCCTCAACGACGTCCCACCCCACAAGACCGTCGCCGGTGTCCCGGCGGTGGTCGTCGGCCAGTCCCGCGAGGAAAACCCCGCGATCGAGATGAACCAGCGGCTCGACTGCATGAACGGATACGGAATCTGAGAAAATGAAGCGCACCCTCATTCTGGCGGCCTGCTGCCTGTCCCTCCCCTCCTGCGACAAGGCGAAGGAGATCGCCTCCAAGGCCCAGGTGGCGGTGGAGGAAGTGGGCGCGGACCTGACCGAACGCATGAACGGCGCGGGGACGGAGGTCCCGCCGGACGCCGACCTCCAGGCATTGGTGGACCATACCGCGGAAGGCTACCTTTTCAGGAAAGATCTTCCGTTTCCTTCCCATCTCACGGTGCGGGTGGTGGAGAAATCCAGGATCAAGGGGAGGTATTTCGAGACGAGCCTGCTCGGGTCCGGTGGGGCGCCCATTTCCGGTGAGTTTGAGAACCGGCGGGAACTGGAACTGCGCTCCGGCATGATCTCCGTCACCTCCCGTGATCGCACCTTCCTTCCGGAGAATCTCCCGGAAGGAACGGATCCTGAGGAGGCGAAGAAGGTCGTCCGGAAAGGTGACAGGAAGGACTACGTGCGGAAGGATGGGAAATGGGCCCCGTCCGGGACCGCGCGGGATTTCTCCTCCATGGCGGCGGCCGGTACGGATCCCGGGCCGGGTTTATCGGACGACTGCATCATGCCCCGGCCGTTCTGGTTCGGGAAAAAGCGCCTTCAGCCCGGGGATGAGGTGGTGCTGTCCGGCCCCCACCTCGGCATGGTGGCTTTCCAAGGTGCGAAAGGGGAGATCCGCCTGAAATTCATCGGACCGGAGACGGTGGGAGGCCATCCCTGTGGCGCGTTTTCCCTTTCCGGACTCGTGGACAGTGCCGGAAGCGGCCTATTGGGTGACGATGTGAAGGAGGGACGGATTTCCATCAGCTCGGGGAAACTCTGGTTTTCACTGATCCATCCCGTGGTCCTGAAGGAGGAATGGGACGCCGTCATCACCGCGAAATCCGGCGACGGCAAGAGCCTCTCCAGCCAGTTGCAGGGCAGCGCCTCCGTGCGGGTCGAGCGTGAGTGGCTCCCCCAGTAAGGAGGGAGGACATTGCGGCAGAGCCGCTATGTCCGCTGCGCTCCCATTCCTGTCCTCCGGCTGCAACCGGAACCCTTGGCCACAAGGCACCGCACACCATCCGCAAGGGCCGCTGTGCCGCCTTGACCTCCTCGTGGCCGTGGGGGAGACTCTGTTCCATGAACGTGAACCTCGCTCCCACGCTCGAACAGTTCGTCCGCGACAAAATCGGGCAGGGTGCCTACGCATCGGCGGACGAGGTCATTGCCGCGAGTCTGGCGATGATGTGCTCGGGGGAAGACGGAACATGGAGGGCCAGTGCACGGGAAAAAATCCGTGAAGGACTCGAATCCGCACGCGCGGGGAGGGTTCACTCCCCGGAAGACGTTGCCTCCCGGATGGAGGAACGGAAGGAAATGTGGCGGAAAATAAAAAATGGGGAATGAGCGTTTTCGTTCTCAGTGACGAAGCCTTGTCCGATCTGTTCGACGCATGGTCGTTCGTGGCGAATGACCATCCCATCGCGGCGGACAAATTGGAGCAGGACATCCTTCGCGCTTGTGCCTTGCTTGCCCGGCATCCCGGCATCGGGCACCGCCGCGCGGACCTATATGACGATGATTCCGTCCGCTTTCATCCGGTGCGGACGTGGTATCTCGTGGTCTATGAATGGAACACCACCCCATTGAGCATTGTCCGTATTTTGCATGGTTCCAGGGATGTCATCCGGGAGTTGGGAGACGGATGAACCTCTCGTAAAGAGGCGGGACAAAGGCGGCACTTCTGCAACTCAACTGGGTCCAACGTCGCCGGATCGCGAGGCGTCGCGGAGGATTGATAAAATTCTTCCAAGACTTCCGGATTTCGCGTGTCTTATTGGTTGAGATGAAGGCGTTGGGTATTGCGGTTTTTGCGGTGTTTGCATTGGTGTTCCAGACCGCGCTGGGCCAGGAACCACAGGCACTCCGCCAGGAATACGCGCAACTGATCGAGCGGGGGCTGTGGCGGGACGCCGTGAGCTTCTACAAGGAGAAGCTTTCGCCGGTATCCGACGCCCGCTCCGGAGAGGATCTGGCGAAAGCGGTTGCGGCCCTGGGACGATTGAACGAATGGGCGGAGTTCGATGGGCTGGTCGAGACCGCGGTCGCGGGACATGGGACGAACCCATGGCTGCTCCAGGCGGCATCTGACGTTTATCGGAACGCACCTCCGGCGGGGCGGATCATCGGAGGGAATTTCGAGCGCGGCTGGGCCGGAACCGGCGGCATCCTCCTGCGGACGGAGAACCGGGACCGTGTCCGGAGGATGCAACTCCTCCTGGAGTCTTTGAAACACCCGGTGGATGAAGCCGTGGTGGCGGAGGGGTGGGCGAAGCTCGCCGCGGAACTGAAGACCGATGAGGCGTGGAAACTGCAGTTGCTCACCCCGTTGGAAAAACTCCCTGAGTGGGAGGACCGGGGGCCGCAAGGAAACACGGAAGGTGCCCCGTGGAGTGGGGACGGGCCGGTATTGTACGCCATTCCTGAATCCTGGGAAGCCGCCGTGAACGATGGGGAGCGCTGGAGGTTCGCACTCTCCAGATGGGCTGCCCTCAACCCGGAGACCGCGGCGAGAGCGACGCTGGAGCTTGCCCGGTTCTCCCAATCGCAGTTCGGAGTGGATACCCTCAATGAGTTCGGCTGGTGGCGCGACCGCGACCCGGAGAGTGAGAAAGGCATCCTCGCCGTCGAAACCCTGGGTGATGACGAGGTGCTGGCGAGAACTTCAGATGGCGTCCGCCGCTTCAAGTTGCCGCCGGACTGGCATTTCATCGCCCTCTACCGCTCTGTTCTGGAGGCTCCCGGCCGCGGTGCGGATGCGGGCTTCGCGCTGGCACAGGCCTACCTGAACCGCCGCCAGTTCGTGAAAGCGGAGGAAGCATTGGAGGCTCTGATCGCCCGCCATGGTCCCGGCACGGAAGATTTCCGGAAAAAGCTGCTGGAACAGATCACCGGGAACTGGGGTCGCTTCGGCATCGCGGAGACGGTGGAGAAAGGCGTCCATCCGCGGATCCCGCTGGTGTTCCGGAATGCGGCTTCCGTCAAGCTGACCGCCGCACCCGTCGATATGGAAGCGGTGATCGGCGATACCATTTCCTACCTGAAGGGCAACCCGCTCGAACTGCAGTGGGAGCTTCTCAATCCTTCCGCGATCGCTTCCAGGATCATCCGGGAGGAACAGTCGAAATACGTCGGTTCCCCGGAGCACGAATGGACGGTGCCGCTGACGGCTGCGCAGGGCCATCGCAACACCCGGGGGGAGATCGAGGTCCCCGTTGGCAAAGCCGGGGCCTGGTGGATCAGCGCGGAGATGGAGGGCGGGAACCGGTTCCACACCCTGGTGTGGGTCGTCGACCATGTGCTGGTCCACCGGGATGTCGCTGGCAGCAAGCAATGGTGGACGGCGGATGCTGCTGACGGAGCGCCTTTGGAAGGGGCGGAGATCGAGTTCTTCGGCTACCGCACGGTGAACCGGGAGCGGAAAACCCCTCAGGAACGGAGGATGGATGTCCAGACG comes from the Luteolibacter sp. SL250 genome and includes:
- a CDS encoding Rrf2 family transcriptional regulator → MKISQKLEYACRALAQLAKVHDGRSLTRLEEMAQREAVSGNFLVQILNDLRRAGLVDSRRGKAGGYLLARPADAISLRQIVEAVDPSVLQCGVSTEGESGAAVRLAWENVSVNLRASLDKISLESMVSGQGAPMFYI
- the cysE gene encoding serine O-acetyltransferase, yielding MSESQHIGGPPASTIGVNDLWESLRSEAAVIRESEPHLAHLLEDVIISRESMGAALGARLSRRLAREDMPRQSMEPMLTEVFEKHPLTVCAASRDLLAMFERDPACFSPLEPLLFFKGFLALSTYRVSHQLWLDGRRWLALYLQSLASEAFAVDIHPAATIGSGILLDHATSFVVGETAIIEDDVSILHEVTLGGTGKQTGARHPIVRSGVLIGAGAKILGRVEIGTGAKVGAGSVVLNDVPPHKTVAGVPAVVVGQSREENPAIEMNQRLDCMNGYGI
- a CDS encoding type II toxin-antitoxin system RelE/ParE family toxin; its protein translation is MSVFVLSDEALSDLFDAWSFVANDHPIAADKLEQDILRACALLARHPGIGHRRADLYDDDSVRFHPVRTWYLVVYEWNTTPLSIVRILHGSRDVIRELGDG